In the genome of Porphyrobacter sp. ULC335, one region contains:
- a CDS encoding TrbI/VirB10 family protein, with translation MRLAMRLPPKKGEGSSAEGDPRERESAEIIDLASRAAFPAVTDRKAKGDGLGLAAGVAVVGLLGAVTFWAMNAARTPDPQGIGNTAVAPPQAAAAPVVVQPVDPATVPGAVPVVPPVDPAPMPIYSGNPAMSPGAAINPYASPQLVFDASSARSIRGAEAPIGVPPGTPGAEVAGAGGASAFASRVGGVGGAPAQARAMTNPSTTVTEGTLIPAILETAINTDVPGYVRAVVSQDVRSFDGKRVLIPRSSRLIGQYQAGVQQGQRRAYVIWTRLIRPDGVSVNLASPAVGFDGATGLEGDVNSHFFKRFGSGLLLSVVGGLGALATGGVGGVIVAGGAQGAANSAVQSQGQISPTIRVRMGEPIRVFTARDLDFSAVG, from the coding sequence ATGCGTCTGGCCATGCGTTTGCCGCCGAAGAAGGGCGAGGGCAGTTCTGCCGAGGGCGATCCGCGCGAGCGCGAGTCCGCTGAAATCATTGATCTGGCGAGCCGTGCGGCCTTTCCGGCGGTTACCGACCGCAAGGCCAAGGGTGACGGGCTGGGCCTCGCTGCCGGCGTGGCGGTGGTCGGCCTGCTGGGCGCGGTGACGTTCTGGGCGATGAACGCCGCGCGCACGCCCGATCCGCAGGGCATCGGCAACACCGCCGTCGCCCCGCCGCAAGCCGCCGCCGCGCCCGTGGTGGTGCAGCCGGTCGATCCGGCGACGGTGCCCGGCGCGGTGCCGGTGGTGCCGCCGGTCGATCCTGCGCCCATGCCGATCTATTCCGGCAACCCGGCCATGAGCCCCGGCGCGGCGATCAATCCCTATGCCAGCCCGCAACTGGTCTTCGATGCCAGCTCGGCGCGCAGCATTCGCGGTGCCGAGGCGCCCATCGGTGTGCCGCCCGGCACGCCCGGCGCCGAAGTCGCGGGAGCGGGCGGCGCTTCGGCATTTGCCAGCCGCGTTGGCGGGGTTGGCGGCGCGCCCGCGCAGGCCCGCGCGATGACCAATCCCTCGACCACCGTGACCGAGGGCACGCTGATCCCCGCGATCCTCGAAACCGCGATCAACACCGATGTGCCGGGCTATGTCCGCGCCGTGGTGAGCCAGGACGTGCGCAGCTTCGATGGCAAGCGCGTGCTGATCCCGCGCTCCTCGCGCCTGATCGGGCAGTATCAGGCGGGCGTGCAGCAGGGCCAACGCCGTGCCTATGTGATCTGGACGCGGCTGATCCGGCCCGATGGCGTATCGGTCAACCTTGCCTCGCCCGCGGTCGGTTTTGACGGGGCGACGGGGTTGGAGGGTGACGTCAACAGCCACTTCTTCAAACGCTTCGGTTCGGGCCTGCTGCTCTCGGTCGTCGGCGGCCTCGGCGCGCTGGCGACCGGCGGTGTCGGCGGCGTGATCGTGGCGGGCGGGGCGCAGGGTGCGGCCAATTCGGCGGTGCAATCGCAGGGCCAGATCAGCCCCACCATCCGCGTGCGCATGGGCGAGCCGATCCGCGTCTTCACAGCGCGCGATCTCGACTTCAGCGCAGTCGGCTGA
- a CDS encoding TrbG/VirB9 family P-type conjugative transfer protein, giving the protein MTRAVMLAALALALSAPAAAQDNRLQTLVFDENAVVRIDGKVKVQTTIKFAPDEVIENVAIGDSAAWQVQPNKAQTILFVKPLDPAARTNMTVVTDKRTYLFELVASPRNSALYVLQFRYPELEKAAEEARLAAIAEAEAQALRAAADPVEMAAASDPYAVNDPAQINYAWATAGTPALLPTRAFDDGDAVFLTWPQGISIPAILVTNEDGDEGPVNYTVRGDTVVVDGVPAQIILRSGRETATLTNTGPMKPAARSAGLDIAKPARESN; this is encoded by the coding sequence ATGACCCGCGCCGTGATGCTCGCCGCGCTTGCCCTTGCGCTTTCGGCTCCCGCCGCCGCGCAGGATAACCGCCTGCAAACGCTCGTGTTTGACGAGAACGCCGTGGTCCGGATCGATGGCAAGGTGAAGGTCCAGACCACCATCAAGTTCGCCCCCGACGAAGTGATCGAGAATGTCGCGATCGGCGATTCCGCCGCATGGCAAGTGCAGCCGAACAAGGCGCAGACGATCCTGTTCGTGAAGCCGCTCGATCCGGCAGCGCGCACCAACATGACGGTGGTGACGGACAAGCGCACCTACCTGTTCGAACTGGTGGCGTCGCCAAGAAATTCAGCGCTTTACGTGCTGCAATTCCGCTATCCCGAGCTGGAAAAGGCGGCCGAGGAAGCGCGGCTCGCGGCGATCGCCGAGGCCGAGGCGCAGGCCCTGCGTGCCGCCGCCGATCCGGTCGAGATGGCTGCCGCGTCTGACCCCTATGCGGTCAACGATCCCGCGCAGATCAACTATGCCTGGGCCACCGCCGGAACGCCCGCCTTGCTCCCCACGCGGGCCTTTGATGATGGCGATGCGGTGTTCCTGACATGGCCACAGGGCATTTCCATTCCAGCCATTCTGGTGACCAACGAGGATGGCGACGAAGGCCCGGTCAATTACACCGTGCGCGGCGATACCGTGGTGGTCGACGGGGTGCCCGCGCAGATCATCCTGCGCTCCGGCCGCGAGACTGCGACGCTCACCAACACCGGCCCGATGAAGCCTGCCGCGCGCAGCGCGGGGCTCGATATTGCCAAGCCTGCAAGGGAGTCCAACTGA
- a CDS encoding Ppx/GppA family phosphatase, protein MIWRRRREAREGTFSGGSAERAIIDIGSNTVRLVVYGGTMRAPTVLLNEKVTAKLGREIAATGRLADEAMALALRGLKRFALLLTDLGIKDVETVATAAVRDAANGPEFVEALRAIGLKPRVISGEEEALLSAYGVIGAFPEARGIVADLGGGSLELVRVAKGQTEGASTLPLGTLRLPEHRKGGRAEMRKSLDKAIRKGGWDLSANTPDANGALYLVGGTWRAMAVYAMAARGYPLSDPHGFEIDAVAAQDLALALAGSESDALKGRERISSMRAEKLPDAAVLLQALLARLAPEKVVFSSWGLREGLLYDRLPAHSKAQDPLIAGVAVFASQRGTQPALSTRMAAWTLDAAPAREHGSERLRLAATMLALAAMQIEPNIRLPQAINWALQKRWIGIDGKGRAMLAAAISANGNQMNLPAEVRALASEEAIEEAVRWGLALRLARRLGAQSPRSLEVSRLLVEDGVLVLQLAQSHEALFGAPTEKDLKLLAGRLGLVWRVDIVPEIVL, encoded by the coding sequence ATGATCTGGCGGCGGCGCCGCGAGGCGCGCGAAGGCACCTTCAGCGGTGGCAGCGCCGAACGCGCGATCATCGACATCGGGTCGAACACGGTGCGTCTGGTCGTCTATGGCGGCACGATGCGCGCGCCGACCGTGCTGCTCAACGAGAAGGTCACCGCCAAGCTGGGGCGCGAGATTGCCGCAACCGGCAGGCTGGCGGACGAGGCGATGGCGCTGGCGCTGCGCGGGTTGAAGCGCTTTGCCCTGCTGCTCACCGATCTCGGTATCAAGGATGTCGAGACCGTGGCGACGGCTGCGGTGCGTGATGCCGCCAACGGCCCGGAATTCGTCGAAGCCTTGCGCGCCATCGGCCTCAAACCCCGGGTGATCTCGGGCGAGGAAGAGGCGCTGCTGAGCGCATACGGCGTGATCGGCGCTTTCCCCGAAGCGCGCGGGATCGTGGCCGACCTTGGCGGGGGCAGCCTCGAACTTGTGCGCGTGGCGAAGGGCCAGACCGAGGGTGCGAGCACGCTCCCGCTCGGTACGCTGCGCCTGCCCGAACACCGCAAGGGCGGCCGGGCGGAGATGCGCAAAAGCCTCGACAAGGCGATCCGCAAGGGCGGGTGGGATCTGTCGGCCAACACGCCGGACGCCAATGGCGCGCTCTACCTTGTGGGCGGCACGTGGCGGGCCATGGCGGTCTATGCGATGGCGGCGCGCGGCTACCCGTTGAGCGATCCGCACGGGTTCGAGATTGATGCCGTGGCCGCGCAAGACCTCGCCTTGGCGCTTGCCGGAAGCGAGAGCGACGCCTTGAAAGGGCGCGAGCGGATATCCTCGATGCGCGCCGAAAAGCTGCCTGACGCCGCGGTGTTGTTGCAGGCGCTTCTGGCGCGGCTGGCACCCGAAAAGGTGGTGTTCTCCTCCTGGGGCCTGCGCGAAGGGCTGCTCTATGATCGGCTGCCCGCGCACAGCAAGGCGCAGGACCCGCTGATTGCCGGGGTGGCGGTGTTCGCCAGCCAGCGCGGCACGCAGCCTGCGCTGAGCACCCGGATGGCCGCATGGACGCTGGACGCCGCACCGGCGCGCGAACACGGGTCGGAGCGGCTGCGGCTGGCAGCGACCATGCTCGCGCTCGCCGCGATGCAGATCGAGCCGAACATCCGTCTGCCGCAGGCGATCAACTGGGCGCTGCAAAAGCGCTGGATCGGCATCGACGGCAAGGGCCGGGCGATGCTCGCCGCGGCGATCTCCGCCAATGGCAACCAGATGAACCTGCCCGCCGAAGTGCGCGCGCTGGCGAGCGAGGAGGCCATCGAGGAAGCGGTGCGCTGGGGTCTGGCCTTGCGGCTTGCCCGCAGGCTCGGCGCGCAGTCACCCCGCTCGCTGGAGGTCAGCCGCCTGCTGGTCGAAGACGGCGTGCTGGTGCTGCAACTCGCGCAGAGCCACGAGGCGCTGTTCGGTGCCCCGACCGAGAAGGATCTGAAGCTGCTCGCCGGACGGCTGGGGCTGGTCTGGCGGGTCGATATCGTGCCGGAGATCGTGCTTTAG
- a CDS encoding RNA degradosome polyphosphate kinase, with product MTELAADESPYFNRELSWLQFNQRVLAEACNAAYPLLERLRFLSISGSNLDEFMMIRVAGLVGQVQRGLDTPSIDGRSPSQQLAAIRAKLAELSAMQQTIWRTVRSGLAEADIHVADEERVSPAAHKWLKSFFLNEILPIITPQALDPAHPFPFVQNEGMGLLFTLTRDATREQLTEMVLIPSALPRFVRVPDTVTGENGALYISIARLIQRYAAELFPGFTIQGDGLFRVLRDSDIEIEEEAEDLVRTFRSAIQRRRRGQVIQLEIEEDFDPTAEALLLDQLGINEAAVIKTDGMVGVDGLAEIVREDRPDLKFDAYSPRFPERIREHDGDAFSAIREKDIIIHHPYESFEVVVDFIRQAAADPDVVAIKQTLYRAGSQSAVINALIEAAEAGKSVTAVVELKARFDEEQNLHWAGKLERAGVQVIYGFTDWKTHAKVAMVVRREGDTFRTYCHLGTGNYHPVTARVYTDLSFFTADPKLGRDVAKMFNFVTGYVEPHSLERIHIAPIDLREEIYRRIDIEIAHAQAGKPAAIWFKCNQLTDEGIIDRLYAASSAGVQVELVVRGICCLRPGIVGLSENIRVKSIIGRFLEHSRIYAFANGHPLPSAHAAVFIASADMMSRNLDRRVEALIPILNRTVHDQVLQQVLLANMLDSEQSWWLHPDGSYTRVEVGADGAKPFNCHRYFMTNPSLSGRGGALEAGAVPKLSLRRGAAA from the coding sequence ATGACAGAACTTGCCGCCGACGAATCCCCCTATTTCAACCGCGAACTTTCGTGGCTGCAATTCAACCAGCGCGTGCTGGCCGAGGCTTGCAACGCGGCCTATCCGCTGCTCGAACGGCTGCGGTTCCTGTCGATCTCCGGCAGCAATCTCGACGAATTCATGATGATCCGCGTCGCCGGGCTGGTCGGGCAGGTGCAGCGCGGGCTGGATACCCCCTCGATCGACGGGCGCAGCCCCTCGCAGCAGCTCGCAGCGATCCGTGCCAAGCTGGCCGAACTGAGCGCGATGCAGCAGACGATCTGGCGCACGGTGCGCAGCGGCCTTGCCGAGGCCGACATTCACGTCGCTGACGAGGAACGCGTCAGCCCGGCCGCGCACAAGTGGCTCAAGAGCTTCTTCCTCAATGAAATCCTCCCGATCATCACGCCGCAGGCGCTCGATCCGGCGCACCCGTTCCCCTTCGTCCAGAACGAGGGCATGGGCCTGCTGTTCACGCTGACCCGCGATGCCACCCGCGAGCAGCTGACCGAGATGGTGCTGATCCCCAGCGCGCTGCCCCGTTTCGTGCGCGTGCCGGACACTGTGACGGGGGAGAACGGCGCGCTCTACATCTCCATCGCGCGGCTCATCCAGCGCTATGCTGCGGAGCTGTTCCCCGGCTTCACCATTCAGGGCGACGGGTTGTTCCGCGTGTTGCGCGACAGCGATATCGAGATCGAGGAAGAGGCCGAGGATCTGGTGCGCACCTTCCGCTCTGCGATCCAGCGGCGGCGGCGCGGGCAGGTCATCCAGCTCGAGATCGAGGAGGATTTCGATCCGACGGCAGAGGCTCTGCTGCTCGACCAGCTTGGCATCAACGAGGCGGCGGTCATCAAGACGGATGGCATGGTGGGCGTTGACGGGCTGGCCGAAATCGTCCGCGAAGACCGGCCCGATCTGAAGTTCGATGCCTACTCGCCGCGCTTTCCCGAGCGCATCCGCGAGCATGACGGCGATGCCTTCTCCGCGATCCGCGAGAAGGACATCATCATCCACCACCCCTATGAAAGCTTCGAGGTGGTGGTCGATTTCATCCGGCAGGCGGCGGCCGATCCCGATGTGGTGGCGATCAAGCAGACGCTCTACCGCGCAGGCTCGCAATCGGCTGTCATCAACGCGCTGATCGAGGCGGCTGAGGCCGGCAAATCGGTGACCGCCGTGGTCGAGTTGAAGGCGCGCTTTGACGAGGAGCAGAACCTGCATTGGGCAGGCAAGCTGGAACGCGCGGGCGTGCAGGTGATCTATGGCTTCACCGACTGGAAGACCCACGCCAAGGTGGCGATGGTGGTGCGGCGCGAAGGCGATACTTTCCGCACCTATTGCCACCTCGGCACCGGGAATTACCATCCCGTCACCGCGCGGGTTTACACCGATCTCAGCTTCTTCACCGCCGATCCCAAGCTGGGGCGCGATGTCGCCAAGATGTTCAATTTCGTCACCGGCTATGTCGAGCCGCACAGCCTGGAACGCATCCACATCGCCCCGATCGATCTGCGCGAGGAGATCTACCGGCGCATCGATATCGAAATTGCCCATGCGCAGGCCGGCAAGCCTGCGGCGATCTGGTTCAAGTGCAACCAGCTGACCGATGAAGGCATCATCGACCGGCTCTATGCGGCGAGCAGTGCCGGCGTGCAGGTCGAACTGGTGGTGCGCGGCATTTGCTGTCTGCGTCCGGGCATTGTCGGCCTGTCGGAGAATATCCGGGTCAAATCGATCATCGGCCGCTTCCTTGAACACAGCCGCATCTATGCCTTTGCCAACGGCCACCCGCTGCCCAGCGCCCACGCGGCGGTGTTCATTGCCTCGGCCGACATGATGAGCCGCAATCTCGACCGCCGGGTCGAAGCGCTGATCCCCATCCTCAACCGGACGGTGCATGATCAGGTGCTCCAGCAGGTGCTGCTCGCCAATATGCTCGACAGCGAGCAGAGCTGGTGGCTGCATCCCGATGGAAGCTACACGCGGGTCGAAGTGGGCGCGGATGGGGCCAAGCCGTTCAACTGCCACCGCTATTTCATGACCAACCCGTCGCTCTCGGGTCGCGGCGGCGCGCTTGAAGCGGGCGCGGTTCCCAAGCTTTCGCTGCGCCGGGGAGCGGCGGCATGA
- a CDS encoding type IV secretion system protein VirB3 produces the protein MSDLVRHPVHRALTRPQMFAGVTMNFFIINLMVTTIAFLILKSWWILPVPAVMHVIGYFASLREPRIFDLWITKVSKCPRVPNFKRWGCNSYAP, from the coding sequence ATGAGCGATCTCGTCCGCCATCCCGTCCACCGCGCGCTCACCCGCCCGCAGATGTTCGCAGGCGTGACGATGAACTTCTTCATCATCAACCTGATGGTGACGACGATTGCCTTCCTGATCCTCAAGAGCTGGTGGATTCTGCCGGTTCCGGCGGTGATGCACGTGATCGGCTATTTCGCTTCGCTGCGCGAACCGCGCATTTTCGACCTGTGGATCACGAAGGTTTCGAAGTGCCCGCGCGTTCCCAATTTCAAGCGTTGGGGCTGCAACTCCTATGCCCCGTAA
- a CDS encoding type IV secretion system protein, with product MSAACDAAAQAMGTGVSSALTAVDCIAANVSEQAFNRLFGTEGQLAVALTIVLGLYVGFFGISLMLGRSNLSVRALLPKMMTLGLVLTFATSFVAFSTIFYNVFIGGPDQIAGILTGTQGENATMVFAQKLDVVFQAVQQASGDTKDISAFSPRGMMWFGAMLLLLGTVGLLVTARIALALLLAVGPIFVVLALFESTRGLFTGWLKGLVMLAIAPLLAVLGGSIMLELSVPILSALVAVPGQIDQNAAMAFFLVGAVHMALMILSLKVGSTMVAGWQVFGLVPDKRDRERASDGPRPVAVPQPAQTAPRNTNVAPPNPGLTPRRVDVAPLQPALAANDTGPAGSVSRETRVYATGGGGGQVTALNAAASRTRGIGNRFRTASSAKPAPAPKAPPPETYQ from the coding sequence ATGAGCGCCGCCTGCGACGCCGCAGCCCAGGCGATGGGCACCGGCGTGTCCTCCGCGCTGACCGCGGTGGATTGCATTGCCGCAAATGTCAGCGAGCAGGCCTTCAACCGCCTGTTCGGGACCGAAGGCCAGCTCGCCGTCGCCTTGACGATCGTGCTGGGGCTTTATGTCGGCTTCTTCGGCATTTCGCTGATGCTCGGCCGGTCGAACCTGTCGGTGCGCGCGCTGCTGCCGAAGATGATGACGCTGGGACTGGTGCTGACCTTTGCCACCAGCTTCGTCGCGTTCTCGACCATCTTCTACAATGTGTTCATCGGCGGGCCGGACCAGATCGCGGGCATCCTTACCGGCACACAGGGCGAAAATGCGACGATGGTGTTCGCGCAGAAGCTGGATGTGGTGTTTCAGGCGGTCCAGCAGGCGAGCGGGGATACCAAGGATATCAGCGCCTTCTCGCCGCGCGGGATGATGTGGTTCGGCGCGATGCTGCTGCTGCTTGGCACGGTCGGCCTGCTGGTGACGGCACGGATCGCGCTGGCGCTGCTGCTGGCGGTTGGGCCGATCTTCGTGGTGCTGGCGCTGTTCGAAAGCACGCGCGGTCTGTTCACCGGCTGGCTCAAGGGGCTGGTGATGCTCGCGATTGCGCCGCTGCTGGCGGTACTGGGCGGATCGATCATGCTCGAATTGTCGGTGCCGATCCTCTCGGCGCTGGTGGCGGTGCCGGGGCAGATCGACCAGAACGCGGCGATGGCGTTCTTCCTCGTCGGCGCGGTGCACATGGCGCTGATGATCCTGTCACTGAAGGTCGGCTCGACCATGGTGGCAGGTTGGCAGGTGTTCGGGCTGGTGCCGGACAAGCGCGACCGCGAGCGGGCGTCGGATGGACCGCGCCCCGTGGCAGTGCCGCAACCGGCGCAGACCGCGCCGCGCAACACCAACGTGGCGCCGCCCAACCCGGGTTTGACCCCCCGCAGGGTCGATGTAGCCCCTCTCCAGCCCGCTCTTGCCGCCAATGACACGGGGCCTGCGGGCAGTGTTTCACGTGAAACCCGCGTCTATGCGACCGGCGGCGGGGGCGGGCAGGTGACCGCGCTGAACGCCGCCGCATCGCGCACCCGCGGGATCGGCAACCGCTTCCGCACCGCCTCCTCTGCCAAGCCGGCACCTGCGCCCAAAGCCCCCCCTCCGGAGACCTATCAATGA
- a CDS encoding VirB4 family type IV secretion/conjugal transfer ATPase, with product MKKWIGAAAWSAKEARVGDRLPYARLIDENTVLLRDGSVMSAIQVPGLLFETEDSDALNAHAATREVMLRSTLDARFVMYHHVIRRRVEVELDAEFPDALSRHIDARWKQRLAGGSLFINDQFVTLIRRPARGKTGLPERFSKFFSRAGQDEPEADPKDVRSLKAAVTGLVASLQNYGAAVLGDYQSPTSAEGTNSEMLELLSALYNGEMRPVRRPSPETDIGHMLPYRRASFGLDAMELRGSAAPDFAAILGLKDYPEATSPGLLDNLLRLPFEMVVTESYAPNERTTSKERIDLALRRSRSVDEEAAAERAEMMAARDALGNGAVGFGDHHLTVLVRERDLARLDDAMASCAAALADTGAIAVREDTNLEPAFWAQFPGNEEYIVRRALISSANMAGFGSFHGFALGQASGNHWGDAVTLLETTSATPFFFNFHHGDLGNFSVIGPSGSGKTVVMNFLAAQAQKFKPRTILFDKDRGAELFIRGIGGRYDRISPGEPTGFNPLSLPDTPANRAFLRDWLAVLLKAEGPEEFSTISAAVDATYANDPSLRRLRHFKELLSGARRPTPGDLADRLAAWIGSPSGDGGEHAWLFDNERDRLDLAERVLGFDMTALLENPRLRTPVMMYLFHRIDERLDGQPTMILIDEGWKALDDEVFAARIRDWLKTLRKRNALVGFATQSARDALDSRISTALVEQTATMVFMPNSRARPEDYCDGFGLTSHEFALIRSLPAHSRCFLVRQPDASVVVRLDLSGAPEVLTILSGRESAVRRLDLLREAVGDAPAAWFPALTGRAWPDGPDNADEAQMWQAAE from the coding sequence ATGAAGAAATGGATCGGAGCCGCCGCCTGGAGCGCGAAGGAAGCCCGCGTCGGCGACCGGCTGCCCTATGCCCGCCTGATTGACGAGAACACCGTGCTGCTGCGCGATGGATCGGTGATGAGCGCGATCCAGGTGCCCGGCCTGCTGTTCGAAACCGAGGATAGCGACGCGCTTAACGCCCACGCCGCCACCCGCGAGGTGATGCTGCGCTCGACGCTGGATGCGCGCTTCGTGATGTATCACCACGTGATCCGCCGCCGGGTCGAGGTGGAGCTGGATGCCGAATTCCCCGATGCCCTGTCGCGGCATATCGACGCGCGCTGGAAGCAGCGGCTGGCGGGCGGATCGCTGTTCATCAATGATCAGTTCGTCACCCTGATCCGCCGCCCCGCGCGCGGCAAGACGGGCCTGCCGGAACGGTTTTCGAAGTTCTTCTCGCGGGCTGGGCAGGATGAGCCCGAGGCCGATCCCAAGGACGTGCGCAGCCTCAAGGCGGCAGTCACCGGGCTGGTCGCCAGCTTGCAGAATTACGGCGCGGCAGTGCTGGGTGATTACCAGTCACCCACATCAGCCGAAGGCACCAATTCCGAGATGCTGGAACTGCTCTCGGCGCTTTACAATGGCGAGATGCGCCCGGTGCGCCGCCCGAGCCCCGAGACCGATATCGGCCACATGCTGCCCTATCGCCGCGCCTCTTTCGGGCTTGACGCGATGGAGCTGCGCGGTAGCGCTGCGCCCGATTTTGCCGCGATCCTCGGACTGAAAGACTATCCCGAGGCGACGTCGCCGGGCCTGCTCGACAACCTGCTGCGCCTGCCGTTCGAAATGGTGGTGACCGAAAGCTACGCCCCCAACGAGCGCACGACATCGAAGGAACGCATCGACCTCGCCCTGCGCCGCTCGCGCTCGGTGGACGAGGAAGCGGCGGCCGAACGTGCCGAGATGATGGCCGCGCGCGATGCGCTGGGTAACGGGGCGGTGGGCTTTGGCGACCATCACCTGACTGTGCTGGTGCGCGAGCGTGATCTGGCGCGCCTCGACGACGCGATGGCCTCCTGCGCCGCCGCGCTCGCCGATACCGGCGCGATTGCGGTGCGCGAGGACACCAATCTCGAACCCGCGTTCTGGGCGCAGTTCCCCGGCAACGAGGAATATATCGTCCGCCGGGCCCTGATTTCCTCGGCCAATATGGCAGGCTTCGGCAGCTTCCACGGCTTTGCGCTTGGGCAGGCGAGCGGCAACCACTGGGGCGATGCGGTGACGCTGCTGGAAACGACCAGCGCCACGCCGTTCTTCTTCAATTTCCACCACGGCGATCTGGGCAATTTCTCGGTCATCGGGCCGAGCGGTTCGGGCAAGACCGTGGTGATGAACTTCCTCGCCGCGCAGGCCCAGAAGTTCAAACCGCGCACCATCCTGTTCGACAAGGATCGCGGCGCGGAGCTGTTCATCCGCGGCATTGGCGGGCGTTACGACCGGATCAGCCCCGGCGAGCCGACCGGCTTCAACCCGCTTTCGCTGCCTGATACCCCTGCCAACCGCGCTTTCCTGCGGGACTGGCTGGCGGTGCTGCTCAAGGCCGAAGGGCCGGAGGAATTCTCGACGATCAGCGCGGCGGTCGATGCGACCTATGCCAATGATCCTTCGCTGCGGCGGTTGCGCCACTTCAAGGAACTGCTCTCCGGTGCCCGCCGCCCGACGCCCGGCGATCTGGCCGACCGGCTGGCGGCATGGATCGGTTCGCCCTCCGGCGACGGCGGCGAACACGCGTGGCTGTTCGATAATGAACGCGACCGGCTCGACTTGGCGGAGCGTGTGCTCGGCTTCGACATGACCGCGCTGCTTGAAAACCCGCGCCTGCGCACGCCGGTGATGATGTACCTGTTCCACCGCATCGACGAGCGGCTGGACGGTCAGCCGACGATGATCCTGATCGATGAAGGCTGGAAGGCGCTGGACGACGAGGTCTTCGCCGCGCGCATCCGCGATTGGCTCAAGACGCTGCGCAAACGCAACGCACTTGTCGGTTTCGCCACCCAGTCCGCGCGCGATGCGCTCGACAGCCGGATTTCGACCGCGCTGGTCGAACAGACCGCGACGATGGTGTTCATGCCCAATTCGCGCGCCCGGCCTGAGGATTATTGCGACGGTTTTGGCCTCACCAGCCACGAATTCGCGCTGATCCGCTCGCTGCCCGCGCACAGCCGCTGCTTCCTCGTGCGCCAGCCCGATGCGAGCGTGGTGGTGCGGCTCGATCTGTCGGGTGCGCCCGAGGTGCTGACGATCCTTTCTGGCCGTGAAAGCGCGGTGCGCCGCCTCGATCTGCTGCGTGAAGCGGTGGGCGATGCGCCTGCCGCGTGGTTCCCGGCGCTGACCGGGCGCGCGTGGCCGGATGGGCCGGATAATGCCGACGAAGCCCAGATGTGGCAGGCCGCCGAATGA
- the virB11 gene encoding P-type DNA transfer ATPase VirB11: MSADIHRLGEGEGAVPLSAERSVYLDAYLAPFRRWLDRDTVTEIMVNGPGEVWIEDAASPGMQRIATPEIDDRLVQRLAEQVARVSHQGINREHPLLGATLPDGARVQFCGPPASRKHWVMAIRRHRRLDLPLDAYDTGPLVGEGHVVLPDPQAEPIAYLRAAIRARRTILISGGTSTGKTTFLNAMLGEIPPQERVVLVEDTPELKFPGENAVGLVAVKGELGEAKVTANELLQAALRLRPDRIVLGELRGAESVSFLRAINTGHPGSFSTIHANSLRGALEQLSLMVMQTGIGLTRSDTIAYAASVIDVIVQLGRDANGKRGITQIAESASLV, translated from the coding sequence GTGAGCGCGGACATCCACCGGCTTGGCGAAGGGGAAGGGGCTGTGCCTCTGTCCGCAGAGCGCAGCGTCTATCTCGACGCGTACCTTGCGCCCTTCCGCCGCTGGCTCGACCGTGACACCGTGACCGAAATCATGGTCAACGGCCCGGGCGAAGTGTGGATCGAGGATGCCGCCAGCCCCGGAATGCAGCGCATCGCCACGCCCGAGATTGATGACCGGCTCGTGCAGCGCCTTGCCGAACAGGTGGCGCGCGTTTCGCATCAAGGGATCAACCGCGAGCATCCCTTGCTCGGCGCAACTTTGCCTGATGGCGCGCGCGTGCAGTTCTGCGGACCGCCCGCCAGCCGCAAGCATTGGGTGATGGCGATCCGCCGCCACCGCCGGTTAGACCTCCCGCTCGACGCCTATGACACCGGCCCGCTGGTGGGCGAGGGGCATGTCGTCCTCCCCGATCCGCAGGCCGAGCCCATCGCCTACTTGCGCGCCGCAATCCGCGCGCGGCGCACCATCCTGATTTCGGGCGGCACCAGCACCGGCAAGACGACCTTCCTCAACGCCATGCTCGGCGAGATCCCGCCGCAGGAGCGTGTGGTGCTGGTCGAGGATACGCCCGAACTGAAGTTCCCGGGCGAAAACGCGGTCGGCCTTGTGGCGGTTAAGGGCGAGCTGGGAGAGGCCAAGGTCACCGCCAATGAACTGCTGCAAGCTGCCCTGCGCCTGCGTCCGGATCGCATCGTGCTGGGCGAATTGCGCGGCGCGGAAAGCGTCAGCTTCCTGCGTGCGATCAACACCGGGCATCCGGGCAGCTTTTCGACCATCCACGCCAACTCCCTGCGCGGCGCGCTTGAACAGCTTTCGCTGATGGTGATGCAGACCGGCATCGGCCTGACCCGGTCGGACACCATCGCCTATGCCGCGAGCGTGATCGACGTGATCGTGCAGCTGGGCCGCGACGCCAATGGCAAGCGCGGCATCACCCAGATTGCCGAGAGCGCTTCGCTGGTCTGA